The DNA region CTTTCGCCGAGTCTTTTAGCAATTGTTTTTCTCATTTGAGAAACAGAAACCTCCTCAAAACTTTCCTGACCTACATAAGCAGGAGCAGAAACGGTTTTTGTTTCAGCAGATACAGGAGTTGCTGCAGGAGCTTTAAAGCTTTCTATGTCTTTCTTAACAATTCTACCAAATTCTCCTGATCCATGAACCTGCTGCAGATCAATACCTTTGTCTTTTGCAATTTTTCTTGCCAGTGGAGAAGCTTTCAGTCTCTGATCACCACTGGAAACGGAAGATGTTTGCGCTGTTGACTGGAGAGCCGTACTCTCTTTCTTTTCTTCTTTTGCTGCAGGTGCTGCAGAAGGTGTCCCTGATGCTGCAGCTGAAAGCAATGTCTGATAATCAGCCCCCTGCTCTCCTATTATAGCAAGGACCCCGTCTACAACAACAGCTTCTCCATCCTTAACACCTACATATAATAATATACCGTCATTGTATGATTCCAACTCCATGGTAGCTTTATCAGTTGCTACCTCTGCAAGCAAATCACCGGATTTAACTTTATCACCTACTTTTTTATGCCAGGCAACGATGGTACCTTCAGTCATGGTATCACTCATTTTGGGCATTCTGATTATCTCAGCATTAATATTTGATGTATCCACTTTAGCTGCTGTTTTCTGAGGAGCCGGCTCAGGTTTAGTTTCTGAAGGAGCAGATGCAGGAGTTGCACCACCTTTACCCACGCTGCTCAAAAGCCCGTCGATGTTTTCTCCATCTTTTCCAATGATAGCAATTACTCCATCCACAGGAGCTGATTCTTTTTCCTTTACACCTATAAATAAAAGTGTACCATCCTCGTAAGATTCCAGCTCCATTGTAGCCTTGTCAGTTTCAACCTCAGCAAGTACGTCTCCGGACTTTACTTTGTCTCCTACTTTTTTATGCCACGTAGCAATAACACCATCAGTCATGGTATCACTCATTTTGGGCATTCTGATCACTTCAGCCATTGTACTAAATGCAATTGTTTAATTAATGCTTAGAAAATTTATTTCAAACTGTAATAATAAGGTTTAACTACCTTTCAAAACAAGTTTTTAACGGACCAAATTTAAAAATAAAACGCAAAAAGTACTATCCCCACCCTGAAAATATACAGGAGTGGGGATATTTTTCTTAAAATCTATATTTCTTAGGGATTTAACCTTATTTTATTAGGCAGATATTTCCATTTCAGGTCTGCTAAATCTTTTTAGAACCTTAAAATGTGATACTAATGCTTCTCCAAATGTCGGATATTCATGATAAGGAATACCGAATTCAATAGCTGTT from Sporocytophaga myxococcoides includes:
- a CDS encoding pyruvate dehydrogenase complex dihydrolipoamide acetyltransferase codes for the protein MAEVIRMPKMSDTMTDGVIATWHKKVGDKVKSGDVLAEVETDKATMELESYEDGTLLFIGVKEKESAPVDGVIAIIGKDGENIDGLLSSVGKGGATPASAPSETKPEPAPQKTAAKVDTSNINAEIIRMPKMSDTMTEGTIVAWHKKVGDKVKSGDLLAEVATDKATMELESYNDGILLYVGVKDGEAVVVDGVLAIIGEQGADYQTLLSAAASGTPSAAPAAKEEKKESTALQSTAQTSSVSSGDQRLKASPLARKIAKDKGIDLQQVHGSGEFGRIVKKDIESFKAPAATPVSAETKTVSAPAYVGQESFEEVSVSQMRKTIAKRLGESKFGAPHFYLTMEVNMDKAIEARASINEVAPVKISFNDMVIKATAAALRKHPKVNSSWLGDKIRYNHHIHIGVAVAVEEGLLVPVLKFADNKSLSQIGTEVKELGGKAKNKKLTPAEMSGNTFTISNLGMFGIEEFTAIINPPDAAILAVGGIKQLPIVKNGEIKIGNVMKLTLSCDHRALDGAVGSAFLQTLKDFLEDPVRILV